The Metarhizium brunneum chromosome 3, complete sequence DNA window AACCAAGCCGGTAATtttgacaagggctcaatagacggcttggagcaatttggCTTGATTCagctaataacagtctttggtatcaaaggtccttggttttccttgaggcctcgttgaccaaagacctctttaaatacaagaagtcagtgagggACTTTTCCCCAGGCCCCGTGgccgtagccctcgtgtaaccgtgGGACATcgggccatttccgtgtaataAATTTCATGACCCCTTCGTTTGACTCATCTCACGAGGCTACGATCACGATACCTCAGAGCTGAAGGGCTAACCGCTTTGTATAAGAGTCTTCTGCCCCAGGGACCTTGGAAGGAACCCAGGAAGCACCTTGAATACCAAAAGCTCAAAGGCTGTTGGTCGATGAATTGAACCACGCTATTCCAAGCCCTCTACGGAGCCCTTGTCAAAAATTGACAAGGTATTGCATTCAAATGGCAAAGATTGATGTATTACCCAAGCACTTGATTCTGTTATAATCCTTATGTCGTTTAAAATCAATTAAAGTTATGTGAAGAAAATTCATTTTCTCGCGCAATAGTTAATCACTGAAGGACACATGAGAGCTAAAACAAAGTTACGCAGCTGCTTTCGACCATGACAAATGGGATCTCCCGGCGAGGGCTCATCCGCTGATCTCTCGAGGATAATCAAAAAAACGTATCATCAGTTTCTCTAGAGGTTATTCAAGAACTGCGGAGAATTTCTTTCCGAAACTCTTATCTGCATGTCATCTTGCGAATAGTCGCATCAAGCGTCGTACTTGATGTTGTTTTACAAAGAGTAGGCAAAATTGACAGTCTAACCAGAGACACTTGGCACTAACTTCGGACAATTTATACGCAACCTAAAAGGGTAGACCTTGTACCAATAAGATGTAACTGTTTAATACGCGATACAGACTCATTACTCTGAAAGCTGGCTATAAATGCCGATAGCAAATGAGATGTAGGTTAATATATCaaaactaatatataaacAGCACAACAGGCAGTGTGGAGGCTTATCAAATATCATTTTTCCCGTAAGGCGCAGGTTTAGAATAGTCTTTAAGTCTAGGGACGGCTTGTTGCTCGCGTCATCAGTACTCGGCATTTTACAATCAAGGACTGTACTTTCCATTAAAATTTAGCCTATGCTACCGCGTCTGAACCGATCTGCTCACTAGTGTGACATATGAAGGCGGATGAAATTGGGGCGGAGTGGTCTCTGACGATGCCGTTCTAGTGCCATTGGCCGGCTTGATATGGCGGGCAAGATGAATAACTTTAGATGCAAAGTGCATTCAGCAAAAACGCTACCACCGAGACGGCGGAATGTTAAATCCATGCATTCTGTACTGTGCGAGAGAAGGAATGGATAATGAATACCATGTCAGGACACAGATCTGAAACCAATATTCGCTGGCAGCTTAATACACCAACGCATGAATAGTTTGATAAAACGTCCTCTTGTTCGGCGTTGGTCGAGCAGGAGTCGTAcgcgtgctgctgctgaagcaACCCCATGTCACAGGCAAATATCGCGCCACACAAAGGTTGAACGAGACAGTAAATTCATTTCCCATTTGGCAGCCCCTTTTACCACCTGTACATGTTACATGGAGAACATTGCACAAACTGAATGCCTTGATCGGCGTGGCCTTTGGCAAGTAAAAGAGGTACCATGTAACTGTCGAGTATACTTCCAAACCGGGAAATTTAAattccttggcggccatcaCAAAGCTTCAGCAGTTTTAATCCGCGTTCCCATTCTTCCTCCTGTTCTGAAACattaattctaataatcTAGAACTTTCTTAGTGGACTGGCACTGGGACCTTGTCCGTCGCGAGCTTACTCACAAAATACAACCGGTGTTTTGTACGTCACTCGGCTGCAATACAAGACACAGAAAGGGGATTCTTTAGCCAAAGGCTATACACTTATACGCGGCATTGGCGCCACGCCAACTGCCCATGGCGTCCCATCTCCATGTATAAGAGCCGGACACTGACCGGGCTCGTATTTcatctttgtttttttagaAATCACACCCCTGAGCTCCCAGtagacgacgacgacaacaactCGACCTGGCGATGGGTTTGAAAGAGCGCTTTGTGACCGTGACCAGGTCGTGGTCCGCTACCGACGAAGACGCCGCAGAAGCCTCTCCGCCCCGAAACGAGCGGCGCTTCCGAAAACAACACCGATGGGATCCGTTCCTCGACAACGAGAGGCTCGAAACGAGCACCGACAACGCCGAGGGTGCTCCCGCCGTCAACGAAGCGGTCCAAGATGACTCGCCGTATCCCGAAGTTCGCGCCTCGGTACGTCGCAACCCCGAGCAATATTTCCGCGAGCCTCGTCAGCAACACTTACCCAGCCCGTGTTCGCGTCGTAGGTTCCTCCCACCGACGATCCCGACATGCccgtcaacaccatccgCGCCTGGTTCCTGGGTGTCGTCCTCTGCACCGTCATCGCGGCGTGCAAcgtcctcctctccctccgcCGCCAGTCGACGTCCATTTCGCCCACAGTCGTCCAACTAGTTGCGTACCCGTAAGTCCAAGGCCCGCCCCCCGAGTCCCGTCGACGAGAGAGCAAGAACCTGACGGCGAGTGCGTGTCCAAAGAATGGGCGTCGGCCTGGCCAAGGTCCTGCCCACCACCGTGTACCGCGTCTCCGGCCACGAGTTCACCCTGAATCCCGGCCCGTTCAACGTCAAGGAGCACACCATCGTCACCATGATGACGGCCGCCGGCTCGTCCATCAGCTACGCCATCGAGATTCTCCTCGCCCAGGAAGTCTTTTACAACCAGCACTTCAAATGGGGATTCCAGCTGCTCCTGATGGTGTCCACGCAGGCCATGGGCTTTGGCGTCGCCGGCATCGCGCGGCGCTTCCTCGTCTGGCCGTCCGCCATGGTCTGGCCCGCGAACCTGGTGACCTGCACCGTCATGCATGCCCTGCATACGCATGTGCCCGCCGACCCGGCAGCCACCAGCGGCTGGAAGATGGGCCGTTATAGCTTCTTCCTGGTCGTCGCCCTGGCCTGCTTTGCCTGGACGTGGGTTCCCCAGGTCTTTGCCCAGTTCCTGCAGTACTTTGCGTTTGCGTGCTGGATCGCGCCCAGgaacgtcgtcgtcaaccAGGTCTTTGGTGCCTTTACCGGCCTGGGAATCGTCCCCGTCACGTTCGACTGGCTCACCGTCTCGTCGTGGCTGGGCAGCCCCCTCGAGTCCCCTgcctttgccatcttcaacgtTGCGTTTGGTCTCTTTATTTGCCTGGTCGGGGCCGCGGGCCTCGTCTGGGCTGGCCCGGATTACTACCGCTATCTTCCCATTTCGTGAGTGTCTCGTCGGAGGACGACCCCCGGGCCGCAGACGCCGTGAAGCTAACCAGGTCTTGTCGTCAGTGCCAACAGCAACTTTGACCGCTATGCCGGCGTGTACAACACGAGCCGCATCCTAAACGCCAACTTTACCATCAACGAGGCGGCATACCATGAGTATTCGCCGATTCTCCTCGGGGCAAACTTTTCTCTCTCGTACGGCATGGGCTTCGCCGGCCTCATCTCCACCATTGTCCACGTCGTGGTTTTCTACGGcggcgacatctggagccgTGTCAAGGATCCCCAATACGACGAACCCGACGTTCATCTCCGGCTCATGCGAAGATACAAGGAAGCACCGCAGTGGTGGTTCGCCGCCATCTTTTCCATATCCTTTGCTTTTGGCATGATTGCCTCGCAGGCCTGGCAAACGCATCTGCCGTGGTGGGCCTACATTGtttgcatcatcatcggcgccgccctcTTCATCCCCATTGGCATGGTGCAGGCCATTACCAACCAGCAGACCGGCCTCAACGTCGTCACAGAAATGATCTTTGGGTACATGTGAGTTTCCAGCAAACCCCTTCCCCCCTTTTCCCGAGAGCACACCCGCTCACCTCGCGGCAGGCTGCCCGGTCGccccgtggccatgatgctcttCAAGTCCTGGGGCTACATGCTGTCAGCCAACGGCCTCGACTACATCTCCAACATGAAAATCGGCCACTACATGAAGGTGCCCCCCCGGAGCATGTTCGCTGCCCaggcctttgccgtcgtctgGCTCGCCGTCGTCCAGACGTGCACGTACAACTTCCTGCTCGGCAACATCGAGGACATCTGCACCAAGGACCAGGCCCAGGGCCTGACGTGCCCCAACGCGCGCACCTTTTACAACTCGAGCGTCATTTGGGGCGTCATTGGTCCCAAGCGCGtctttggcctcggcggcatctaCTCCTGGATCAACTGGTTCTGGctcatcggcgccgccctgCCCGTCATCCAGTACCTTGTTGCTCGTAGATATCCTCGCAGCTTTGTGCGATTTATTGTCTGGCCGGCCGTCttcagcgccagcagcatcgTCCCTCCCGCCACCCTCTATTTCCTTACTCCCTGGGTCATTGTCGGTCTCTTTTTCAACTGGTATATTCGACGCAGATACTTTGGCTGGTGGACGCAGTATACCTATGTTCTCTCCGGTGCGCTCGACATTGGCTCGCGCATCTGTGTTGTCATAATTGCCCTTGCGCTTGGCTTGGGCGACATCCCCGACTTGGAGTGGTGGGGTAACACGGTTCCTTTTGACACGTTGGACTTTGAAGGAACGGCCGTGACCAAGGCGTTTGTCAAGAATATCACCGAGCCTCTTGGTCCATCTGTTTGGTAGATGTCGCGGGGAAGTCATTGAGTAAGGCTTCGCAGCCATGCCGCATGGAAGGCCAGTTGTAATATAATAGCGTGTATAGAAACTATAGAGATTTTCAGCATGCGTGTTGACAAAGTGGTTGGGCCTGCCCTGTAAAATAATGAATTCAGTCCAAATTTTGCCTTGTTTGCTGACGCCAGTTTAAAACTTCTCAACGTCAAAGACGTCCAAATCATGTGCTCTGAGAAAACTTGGAAAGAAAAGACTAACATTTCGTCATATGCAAAGTCCAGTTTTATTTATTGTCAATCACAATCGTCAAGCCCAAACGCCAACGCAACACAACTTAATATATATCCTGCCCGCTGTGTCATCATGATCAGAAACCTACCATCGTCTCGTGCCACTTTTTCCATCTCCAAGGACTATACATCACCTTCTTCCACGGCCACTGCCGCCGGGCATCCCAGGCATCCCAGGCATCCCACCTCCCATCCCCATCTGTCTCATCATCGCCTGCATATCCATCCCGCCGGGCatgccgcctcctccacctaGCATCTTCATCAGTGATCCCATGTCAGGCATACCgcctgcgccgccagcgccgcccaTGCTCTGGAGTCGCTTCTGCATTGCAGCCATCTGCTGGGCtttgttgccgccgcccatggcTTGCTGCGCGCGCTGCATGTTCCTCATGTTGCcgcccatcttcttggccatgccggCCATCATGCGCTGCTGCGTAAGAAGATCTTCCACCTCGCGTACCGACGTTCCTGAGCCGCGAGCTATTCTGGTCATTCGTGTGGGCTGCTCAATGAGAATCTTGCCATCCGAGTCGAGTTCCTTGTCTGTCATGGAGTCGCAAATGTAAATCATGCGCTTGAGCTTGGCGCTgccctcttcgtcgtccatCCCCTGCATCATATTGCTCATGCCAGGGATCATGCCAGCCATTTTGGACAAGGGTCCCATCTTCATAATATTGGACAGCTGGTCACGGAGATCGCGGACCGTGAAGATGCCTTCCTGTATGTGCTTGATTGTGTCCTTTTGGTTGAGGTTTAGCGACTGGACGTGCTCTACTAGACCGGCCATGTCGCCCATGCCCAGCAGCTTCTGCACGAACTGCTGCGGGGCGAAGCGCTCCAGATCCAGCATGTGTTCACCGGTGCCGATGAACACGATGGGGGTGTGTGTTGCCGCCACGGCTGAAATGGCACCACCGCCGTGGGCATGGCCGTCcgtcttggtgatgatgatggctcCGAAATCGGCCGCCTCCTTGAACGCCTTGGCCTGCGACTCTGCCTGCTGACCGATCGAAGCGTCGAGCACCATGATGGTTTCGTCCGGGCGAATCGCCGTCTGGATGTCAATCATCTCTTGGAACAGGGCCGACTCCTGACGATGTCTACCCGAGGTATCAACAATAATCACATCAAActtctccttcttgaacTGGTCCACTCCCGCGCGAGCCACGGCCGCGGGATCCGTTTCCGTGAGGGAGCCATAGTACggaatcttggcctttgtagCATTCTGCTTCAGCTGGTCAAACGCACCAGCTCGGAAGGTATCCGCGCACACCAGGCACGCCCGGAACCCTCTCGTTTGATAGTGTCGCGCAAGCTTGGTACACGTCGTTGTTTTACCAGCACCCTGAAGACCAACAAACATAATGACATTTGGCTTGCCCTTTTTCGGCTTGAACGGCTCGGCATGCGGGTCGACTAATTGGACGAGTTCGTCGAAGACGGCTTTTTGGATCAGGCGTTTCTTGTTGACAGCGGGCGGGAGGTCTTTGAAGTTGACTGTGCTTTTGATAGATTTTCGGAGCTGCATGACAAGCTTCACATTGACGTCGGCTTCGAGCAGGGCAGCGCAAATCTCTTTCAGCATGTTGTCGAAGGCCTAAG harbors:
- the isp4_6 gene encoding Sexual differentiation process protein isp4; the protein is MGLKERFVTVTRSWSATDEDAAEASPPRNERRFRKQHRWDPFLDNERLETSTDNAEGAPAVNEAVQDDSPYPEVRASVPPTDDPDMPVNTIRAWFLGVVLCTVIAACNVLLSLRRQSTSISPTVVQLVAYPMGVGLAKVLPTTVYRVSGHEFTLNPGPFNVKEHTIVTMMTAAGSSISYAIEILLAQEVFYNQHFKWGFQLLLMVSTQAMGFGVAGIARRFLVWPSAMVWPANLVTCTVMHALHTHVPADPAATSGWKMGRYSFFLVVALACFAWTWVPQVFAQFLQYFAFACWIAPRNVVVNQVFGAFTGLGIVPVTFDWLTVSSWLGSPLESPAFAIFNVAFGLFICLVGAAGLVWAGPDYYRYLPISANSNFDRYAGVYNTSRILNANFTINEAAYHEYSPILLGANFSLSYGMGFAGLISTIVHVVVFYGGDIWSRVKDPQYDEPDVHLRLMRRYKEAPQWWFAAIFSISFAFGMIASQAWQTHLPWWAYIVCIIIGAALFIPIGMVQAITNQQTGLNVVTEMIFGYMLPGRPVAMMLFKSWGYMLSANGLDYISNMKIGHYMKVPPRSMFAAQAFAVVWLAVVQTCTYNFLLGNIEDICTKDQAQGLTCPNARTFYNSSVIWGVIGPKRVFGLGGIYSWINWFWLIGAALPVIQYLVARRYPRSFVRFIVWPAVFSASSIVPPATLYFLTPWVIVGLFFNWYIRRRYFGWWTQYTYVLSGALDIGSRICVVIIALALGLGDIPDLEWWGNTVPFDTLDFEGTAVTKAFVKNITEPLGPSVW
- the srpA gene encoding Signal recognition particle — protein: MVLQDLGRRINAAVTNLTRDQNLDEKAFDNMLKEICAALLEADVNVKLVMQLRKSIKSTVNFKDLPPAVNKKRLIQKAVFDELVQLVDPHAEPFKPKKGKPNVIMFVGLQGAGKTTTCTKLARHYQTRGFRACLVCADTFRAGAFDQLKQNATKAKIPYYGSLTETDPAAVARAGVDQFKKEKFDVIIVDTSGRHRQESALFQEMIDIQTAIRPDETIMVLDASIGQQAESQAKAFKEAADFGAIIITKTDGHAHGGGAISAVAATHTPIVFIGTGEHMLDLERFAPQQFVQKLLGMGDMAGLVEHVQSLNLNQKDTIKHIQEGIFTVRDLRDQLSNIMKMGPLSKMAGMIPGMSNMMQGMDDEEGSAKLKRMIYICDSMTDKELDSDGKILIEQPTRMTRIARGSGTSVREVEDLLTQQRMMAGMAKKMGGNMRNMQRAQQAMGGGNKAQQMAAMQKRLQSMGGAGGAGGMPDMGSLMKMLGGGGGMPGGMDMQAMMRQMGMGGGMPGMPGMPGGSGRGRR